The segment TTCCTGAGCATATGCCTCCTGGCCGGGCGTTCCGGTCGTCGGGTTTACGCGAGATACAGGTAGCACTGCTCGATGACGATATTGCTGGCACCGCGCAGGTCGCGGCATTGCAGTCCATAGCCCGGGATGCCGCCGCCGGCGCTCAAGATGTAGCCGCCGCGCTGCGGCCATTCCGGGTAGATATCCTTCCGGTCCGGCTCACCTGGAATGATGCCCTCGCGTTGCGCGCTGACGATCTGCCGGCACTGAGGGAAACCCAGCTTCCGATAGCGGTAGGCGGTGACACCCTGGCCCTGGAATCCGTCGATGTCGTCGATGACGGTCCGGGCATCCTGATTGCAGGACCACGACGTTCAGGGAGAAGCACGGCTCTTGAGCTTGTGCTCACGGCGGTGCTGGAACGTGGATGGAGGGTTCTCATCGTTACTCCACGAAATTCTCCGCTGCGCCGCTTTGAGGGAGTCGCCGGTGTCGACGCCGTTCTCACCCTCGAAAGTGACAGAGCGGACGGCACGGAAGCGTTTCGCTCCCTGGCAGAGGTTGCGAAGGAACAACCGACTGCCCTCATCGCCGATGATCTCGATGTGATCGGCACCGATGGCTGGCTCGCTGAGGCTATTGAGGGCCATGTCGGCGCTTTGAGGGACTCCGAGAGCGCAGTGATTGCAGCGGGAAGCACCGAGGAAATGAACGGCGTTTATCGCGGGCCGGCAGTGGCGATAAAGAAATCACGAACCGGGCTATTGCTGTCGCCGCAGTCTGCCAATGACGGTGATCTCTTGAGTATCCGGCTACCCAGATCCATCGGTTCGGGTGCTTCGCCGGCCGGCAGGGGGGTTCTGGTGCGCGCCGGCTCCTGGATGCGGGTTCAGGTCCCTCTCGTTGAATAACCATCGGATGCCGCTTGGACGGACAGATGGGGTGTGGTCTCCGCTGAGCGGAAACCACACCCCATCCGGTGGTGATGGCGCTACTGCGCTAACTCGTTCGGTAAATGTCTAGATACGATCGCCTTCACCGGTGGCGGCAGCTACGTTGTTGTGGTTTGTCTTGACATCGGTTGCCGCGCCGTCGAAGGCCTGCTGAAGCGTGTCGAGGTTCTTACGGTATTCCTGCCAGTCATTACGGAACTGGTCGGCGTACTTACCATTCCAGACCGCGCTGTTTACACCATTATCGATTGCAGTCTTGGTGTCGGAGGCCTCCTGAGCCTTCTGGGTAAAGGTCTTATGGAGGTCGCGTAGTGTCTGGAGCTCTGCACCTACTGTAGCCATTTACTCTTATCCTTTTCTTGGGTGGGGATGCCGCCGAGGCTTCCGGCTGACGTGGTCCATTAACACCGTATCGAAGTGGGCGGATGAGATAAACCCCCGCGGCTCATCTGGTTAAGAATCTGTCCTGCCTGGCCGCCGTGTGGAATCGGGCTTCTTCGCGCTTGATCGACGGGCGGGGTTAGTTATTGATGTAGCGGTTGATCCGGTCGGTGAGGATTTCGGGTGTGTCCTTTCGGACGATGGATCGGAAGTCGAAATAGGGAAGCGCCTCCGTGTATGAATCTTCGCCGGTCACCCGCCGGAGGAATGGGTAGCCACCCCAGTAGTTCTCGTCGGGATCGTCGCCGTCGTCGAACGGGTAGTGGGTCCATTCTCCACCGGCGTGTTTGATTAGGGTTTGTCCGTAGTATTTCTGGGCTCCGGTGAGGTAGGGGGAGCCGGCGTCGTTGTCGTAGTCGTCGAGGGTTGGGTAGCGGGTGTGGATGTCGCGGGCCAGGGCGTTCAGGGATTCGAGTGAGAAGTTCC is part of the Saxibacter everestensis genome and harbors:
- a CDS encoding WXG100 family type VII secretion target, which translates into the protein MATVGAELQTLRDLHKTFTQKAQEASDTKTAIDNGVNSAVWNGKYADQFRNDWQEYRKNLDTLQQAFDGAATDVKTNHNNVAAATGEGDRI